The Nerophis ophidion isolate RoL-2023_Sa linkage group LG24, RoL_Noph_v1.0, whole genome shotgun sequence genome includes a region encoding these proteins:
- the LOC133542015 gene encoding potassium voltage-gated channel subfamily F member 1-like, which translates to MRGSHHHHHHRSSPEARGDSSALLAVNIGGVKQVLCGDLLARFPDTRLAELLRSAESGPPAEDISSLCDDYDAEKGEFYFDRDPDAFRCITELYVHGEIHVKRGVCPVCFMAEMRFWKVGAEFLDECCRSHLREVEDELAEIAEKVRTMLVDRGGDPTAGGWQRVQTGLWRLMEKPESSIPAHVVAITSFLFILVSSVVMCVGTIPDLQVEDPEGNLAEHPALEAMETACIGWFTAEYALRLVSSPDKVRFALGFMNVVDFMAIAPFFVVLLLTSLGAGVMELANVQKAVQAMRIMRIARIFKLARHSAGLQTLTSALTRSLKELGLLLMYMGVGVFLFSALGYTLEQSHPETLFTSIPQSFWWAVITMTTVGYGDVYPKTTLGRCNAAISFLCGVIAIALPIHPIINNFVLFYNKQQVLETAAKHEIELMALRSGHGGGPEGHARTRGVADHQAPEIENTNIVSPRSSRLIGSGNECDEGISAK; encoded by the coding sequence ATGCGGgggtcccaccaccaccaccaccaccggagCAGCCCCGAAGCCCGCGGCGACTCCTCCGCGCTCCTGGCGGTGAACATCGGCGGCGTGAAGCAGGTGTTGTGCGGGGACCTCCTCGCCCGCTTCCCGGACACCCGCCTGGCCGAGCTGCTGCGCTCCGCCGAGTCCGGGCCGCCCGCGGAGGACATCTCGTCCCTCTGCGACGACTACGACGCGGAGAAGGGCGAGTTTTACTTCGACCGGGATCCGGACGCGTTCAGGTGCATCACGGAGCTTTATGTGCACGGCGAGATCCACGTCAAGCGCGGCGTCTGCCCGGTCTGCTTCATGGCCGAGATGCGCTTCTGGAAAGTGGGCGCGGAGTTCCTGGACGAGTGCTGCCGGAGCCACCTGCGGGAGGTGGAGGACGAGCTGGCGGAGATCGCGGAGAAGGTGAGGACCATGCTGGTGGACCGGGGAGGGGACCCCACGGCCGGGGGATGGCAGCGCGTCCAGACGGGCTTGTGGAGGCTCATGGAGAAGCCAGAGTCCTCCATCCCGGCGCACGTCGTGGCCATCACCTCCTTCCTCTTCATCCTGGTGTCCTCCGTGGTGATGTGCGTGGGCACCATCCCGGACTTGCAGGTGGAGGACCCGGAGGGGAACCTGGCCGAGCACCCGGCGCTGGAGGCCATGGAGACGGCCTGCATCGGCTGGTTCACGGCGGAGTACGCCCTGCGCCTGGTTTCCTCCCCCGACAAGGTGCGGTTCGCGCTGGGCTTCATGAACGTGGTGGACTTCATGGCCATCGCCCCGTTCTTCGTGGTGCTGCTGCTGACCTCGCTGGGCGCCGGCGTGATGGAGCTGGCCAACGTGCAGAAGGCGGTGCAGGCAATGCGCATCATGCGCATCGCCCGCATTTTCAAGCTGGCGCGCCACTCCGCCGGCCTGCAGACGCTGACCTCGGCGCTGACCCGCAGCCTGAAGGAGCTGGGCCTGCTCCTCATGTACATGGGCGTGGGTGTCTTCCTCTTCTCGGCGCTGGGCTACACCCTGGAGCAGAGCCACCCGGAGACTTTGTTCACCAGCATCCCGCAGTCCTTCTGGTGGGCGGTCATCACCATGACGACGGTGGGCTACGGCGACGTCTACCCCAAGACCACCCTGGGGCGCTGCAACGCCGCCATCAGCTTCCTGTGCGGCGTGATCGCCATCGCCCTGCCCATCCACCCCATCATCAACAACTTCGTGCTCTTCTACAACAAGCAGCAGGTGCTGGAGACCGCCGCCAAGCATGAGATCGAACTCATGGCCCTGCGCTCGGGTCACGGCGGGGGTCCGGAGGGCCACGCCCGCACGAGAGGGGTCGCCGACCATCAGGCCCCCGAGATTGAGAACACAAATATAGTATCCCCTCGTTCGTCGCGGTTAATTGGTTCCGGAAATGAGTGCGATGAAGgaatttccgcaaagtag